AATATTATATACTTTCCCTTATATAAATTCAAAGACTCGGCTGTCCATTATAGTAATATACAGTAATATGGCTAAATGTGACTTTTTGTATTGCGCAATCAATATGCTTTGAAGCCAAGAAATTCGTCCCACGAACGAACTTCTGGTGGGACTATAACGTCATGAGAttctaaaattttgatCTTTTCCGCAATTTTCGCTTTCAAACACTTGGCAAATAATAAGGCAGTCTGAGGTTCATTGAATAATGGAATGGCAAAATCAATAGCATTTCTCCTCATAATATAATCAACATCATCAGTGCTTTCTGCTCTCTTAGAAgctaaattgaaaacagctTTAATATCGTATTTCTGGAAAAGCTCTCGCAATTTTCTCTTGTCATTCTTTGGGAATTCGATCAAAGATACCTGCAGATCCTTCTCTTTGATGTGTTTCTGTAGATAACTTTTGGCCGCTTCATTGGTAGTATAAATTCTGTAACCGATAGTGGCCACTATAGAAGCCACTTGGCCCAAATATTCCTTAGATAAATCACCACCAAATAGAATACCACTTGGAGGCAAAGGTACATGGAAGTTCATCGTACTTTGGATAGCAGTCCAGTAGCTTTCAATTAAATCTTTACCAAATGATGCAACTTCACCAGTAGATGCCATTTCAACCCCCAAGAAAGGATCAGCACCAGCTAATCTCGTAAAAGAGAATTGAGGAACTTTAGTAGCAACATAATCATACTTCTTGTTGAGCATTAAATCAACTGGTTTTGGTACAATATCGCCGCCCAAGAACGCCTTTACAgcaatttcaatgaaattaaCGCCTAGAACTTTAGAAACGAATGGGAAAGATCTAGAAGCCCTGATATTACATTCAATTACTTTCAACACGTGTTCTCCatctttgatgatttgCATATTAAAAGGACCAGTGATTTTCCAAGCTTTGGCGACCTTATCAGCGATATCCTTTAAGGATATCTTCACATGCTCAGAGAGATGTTGTGGCGGTAAGATCAATGAAGCATCACCAGAATGGACGCCTGCATTCTCCACATGCTCAGAAATTGCATGTACCAGGACGGTACCATCATAAGCAACTGCGTCAACATCTATTTCTTGGGCaccttcaatgaatttAGACATGACGACTGGATGGTCAGGGGAAACATCAGACGCCAAAGTCAACTTGGTCTTAAGTTCCTTTTCGTTGTTAACAACACTCATTGCCGCACCAGAAAGAACATAGGATGGACGAATCAATACAGGATAGTTAACTTTAGATGCGAATAAGTTGGCCTCTTCAACGGATGTTAGCTCACTCCATTCAGGCTGGTCGACATTAATGGAAtccaaaattgaagaaaatttgtgCCTGTTTTCAGCTCTATCAATATCATTTGGATTAGTACCCAATATATTGCAGCCGTTATCGTAGAGCTTCAAAGCAATGTTTTGAGGCAATTGTCCACCGACAGAAATGACACAGCCCTCGGCTTGCTCCATTTCGTAAATGTCCATTACTCTTTCATACgataattcttcaaagtaTAATCTATCAACTTCATCGAAATCTGTCGAGACAGTTTCTGGGTTATAATTTATCATGATAGTTTTCTTACCTTGAGCTCTTAAGGTTTTGGCGGTGTTCACAGCACACCAATCAAATTCCACTGACGAACCAATACGATAGACACCTGAACCTAGAACAAGCATGCCGTTTTCATTAAACTCCACATCGTTCTTAGTAGCGTTGTATGTGGTGTACAAATAGTTAGTCTGTGCTGGAAATTCTGCCGCCAGAGTATCAATTCTCTTAACAAATGGGATAATTCCTGATTTCTTCCTCAAACTTCTAACTTCCAATTCGCTAATATTCGCGGAAGAGTGCTTGTTAATAGTAACTGCAATTTGTTGATCGGAAAATCCTAATTTCTTAGCTCTCTGCAAAAGGTCCTTGTTCAAATGACTCAAGGACTCAACTAATCCAAGCTCTTTATAAATGTTAACAATATTCATACACTTGTAGAGAAACCATTTGTCAATGTTACTCAGTTCGTTAACTCTCTCGACAGTATAATTTTCATGGATTAAGGCTTGACCGATGGCGAGGACTCTTCTATCCGTTGGAGTTCTCAAGGCTTCATCAAGTCCATCGCCAAATTCCGCAGAACCTTGGAAACCTAATACTGATGGATCCACTTGTCTCAATGCCTTTTGGAAGGCCTCTTCATAGTTTCTGCCGATGGCCATAACTTCACCGACTGATTTCATGGAGGAACCAATGGACCTGTCCACATATTGAAACTTGGAAAGATCCCATTTGGGAATTTTGGCCACAATATAGTCTAAAGATGGCTCAAAATTAGCCACGGTAGTCTTTGTAATTGGGTTGGGCAATTCTGGCAAGGTGTATCCTAAGCCAATTTTAGCGGCTGTATATGCTAGGGGATAACCGGTAGCTTTAGAGGCCAACGCAGAGGAACGAGAGAGACGGGCATTCACTTCAATAACTCTATAATCTAACCCATTAGGCTGCAAGGCATATTGGACATTACATTCACCAATAACCCCCAGGTGCctaatgattttgatggCCGCAGATCTCAACATatgaaattcttcatctgatAAAGTTTGCGATGGAGCGAAAACTATAGAATCACCGGTGTGAACACCCAGTGGGTCAAAGTTTTCCATGTTACATACTGTGATACAATTACCGACCCTATCCCTAACAACTTCATACTCCACTTCTTTCCAgcctttcaaagatttttcaacgaGAATTTGTGGGGCCAGAGATAAGGATTGCGCAGTAAGCTCCTTCATTTCACTAGCATTGTTAGCAAAACCCGAGCCCAACCCTCCCAGGGCATATGCCGATCTGACAATAACAGGGTATTTGACTCTTTCAGCAGCATCCAAGGCTTCATCTACAGTTTCACAAGCAAAGGATTCCGCAATCGGGATATCGATTTCCCTCAATGCAGATGCGAAAAGGTCTCTATCTTCAGAAGTGATCAAAGTCTTGATGGGGGTACCCAAAACTTTGACGTTATATTTGGCCAAAACTCCAGATTGGTCCAGAGCTACACCGCAGTTTAGCCCCGTTTGACCACCGAAGGTCAAAAGTATGGCGTCTGGCCTTTCAAGTTCGATGATATATGTGATGTATTCTGGTGTGACGGGCAAGTAGTAGATC
Above is a window of Saccharomyces kudriavzevii IFO 1802 strain IFO1802 genome assembly, chromosome: 10 DNA encoding:
- the CPA2 gene encoding carbamoyl-phosphate synthase (glutamine-hydrolyzing) CPA2 (similar to Saccharomyces cerevisiae CPA2 (YJR109C); ancestral locus Anc_7.494), coding for MTSIYTSTEPTTSAFTTEEYKPQLVEGVNSVLVIGSGGLSIGQAGEFDYSGSQAIKALKEDDKFTILINPNIATNQTSHSLADKIYYLPVTPEYITYIIELERPDAILLTFGGQTGLNCGVALDQSGVLAKYNVKVLGTPIKTLITSEDRDLFASALREIDIPIAESFACETVDEALDAAERVKYPVIVRSAYALGGLGSGFANNASEMKELTAQSLSLAPQILVEKSLKGWKEVEYEVVRDRVGNCITVCNMENFDPLGVHTGDSIVFAPSQTLSDEEFHMLRSAAIKIIRHLGVIGECNVQYALQPNGLDYRVIEVNARLSRSSALASKATGYPLAYTAAKIGLGYTLPELPNPITKTTVANFEPSLDYIVAKIPKWDLSKFQYVDRSIGSSMKSVGEVMAIGRNYEEAFQKALRQVDPSVLGFQGSAEFGDGLDEALRTPTDRRVLAIGQALIHENYTVERVNELSNIDKWFLYKCMNIVNIYKELGLVESLSHLNKDLLQRAKKLGFSDQQIAVTINKHSSANISELEVRSLRKKSGIIPFVKRIDTLAAEFPAQTNYLYTTYNATKNDVEFNENGMLVLGSGVYRIGSSVEFDWCAVNTAKTLRAQGKKTIMINYNPETVSTDFDEVDRLYFEELSYERVMDIYEMEQAEGCVISVGGQLPQNIALKLYDNGCNILGTNPNDIDRAENRHKFSSILDSINVDQPEWSELTSVEEANLFASKVNYPVLIRPSYVLSGAAMSVVNNEKELKTKLTLASDVSPDHPVVMSKFIEGAQEIDVDAVAYDGTVLVHAISEHVENAGVHSGDASLILPPQHLSEHVKISLKDIADKVAKAWKITGPFNMQIIKDGEHVLKVIECNIRASRSFPFVSKVLGVNFIEIAVKAFLGGDIVPKPVDLMLNKKYDYVATKVPQFSFTRLAGADPFLGVEMASTGEVASFGKDLIESYWTAIQSTMNFHVPLPPSGILFGGDLSKEYLGQVASIVATIGYRIYTTNEAAKSYLQKHIKEKDLQVSLIEFPKNDKRKLRELFQKYDIKAVFNLASKRAESTDDVDYIMRRNAIDFAIPLFNEPQTALLFAKCLKAKIAEKIKILESHDVIVPPEVRSWDEFLGFKAY